In Aricia agestis chromosome 14, ilAriAges1.1, whole genome shotgun sequence, one genomic interval encodes:
- the LOC121733657 gene encoding protein PBDC1: MDVLTRPAEEFGNDETLEHLWAARAMEHSDIYFNVLCSVDTRWLRLTPHDDLIYTHFKQDFPDLNVSLIKENEIKNSVNKVKWRMYCEKFKNIVEDYSFGTLLRADTTGDYSEQNTILVPRVQFYAIEIARNREGLNNEVKKKYKCASKANMEAQRQSEIAA; the protein is encoded by the exons ATG GATGTTTTGACGAGGCCGGCTGAAGAATTCGGCAACGATGAGACTCTGGAACATTTGTGGGCGGCTAGGGCCATGGAACATAGCGACATTTACTTTAAC gTACTATGCTCTGTAGACACAAGATGGCTCCGACTGACTCCTCACGATGATCTAATCTACACACACTTTAAACAAGATTTCCCTGATCTTAATGTTTCCCTAATCAAGGAAAATGAAATCAAGAACAGTGTCAATAAAGTGAAATGGCGTATGTACTGTGAGAAGTTCAAAAACATTGTCGAGGACTACAGCTTCGGAACTTTGCTAAGAGCAGACACCACGGGAGATTACTCAGAACAGAACACAATATTAGTGCCCAGAGTACAGTTCTATGCGATAGAAATAGCAAGGAATCGGGAAGGACTAAACAACGAGGTGAAGAAGAAATACAAATGTGCATCTAAAGCCAATATGGAAGCCCAGCGTCAGAGTGAAATTGCAGCTTAA